Part of the Cuniculiplasma divulgatum genome, CCACATAACGAGACATACAAAAGCTAACCTTATCCTGCTGACCCAGAAAGTCTACTGGTACAAGGACATGAACGACGAGAGCGTGAAGAGTTCCCTGCAGCCTGACCACATAGTGTTCCATGAATACAACGCAGATGAGATTCGCGAGATACTGAAAATGAGGGCAGAAGAAGGTCTTAACAAATTCGACAAGGTTGCTTTAGGCCTCTTATCCGCCATGCTTGTCAGGGAGTACAGGAGCGATGCGAGGATCGGCCTCAAGGCACTGGAGATACTTGGAAGAGTTAACAAATGGACTGATGAGGCAGTCATATCAGCATTGAGGCAGGCTTATGTGGAGGTGGAGGGAGAAACTCTAAGGAATCTTGGAGACAGGGACTTATTGATTCTGGCGTCATTGATCAAGAACCAGGACACGAATAAAGCCTATGCTGAAGTGACGAATATCAACAGCTTCCTGGTTAAGGGAATGAGCAAGTCAACATTCTTCCAGAGCGTCAACTACCTGCAGAACCTAGGTCTGGTCACGCTGATTAAGAAAAAGATTGGCCGGTACTACACAATGGAATCGCAAATTTTATTATCTGATGCGTCGATTGTATCTGTCGAATTAAGAAAAAGGCTTTGAAGAGTTTCAATGATAACCATAAGACTATCCAGGTAATATTTTGGTATCTATCGGTAAGACTTCGGCTCAAATTCACCCCTAGCCCCTCGTTGAGCCTTCGTCAATTGCTATGTGCCCTTCGCTCGCCTGCACGCCGAGCACAGGACCCCATGCTTCGCCTACAATCAAAATTCACCCCTAACCCCTCTTTTGATTTCCATCTCGCACTCTTCTGCGAAGAGCCCCTCATTCGCCTTGCTCATTCAGGGTGGTGTCCTGTGCTCGCCGCTCGTGGTGTATGTGTGGTGTTACACACCTTCGCTTCGCTTGGTGTTCCACACCACCCACCGCTAACGCTTACACCACTCGGTCTTGCTACGCAAGACTTCCGGCTCGCTTCGGGCACATTACTCTCTCCTGCGGAGGTCAATTTGAGGGGAACAGGGTAGGGGAATTTTTGACCGCACCATCTCGTTGCACTCGGTGCGGGATTATTGGAATATGAGAGAATTCTTCCGCTAGAACTAATCAAACAACGGAAAGCGCTATGCGAAATTCGTAATCAGATCTATCAGGGGTCAAACAGAAAGTTGCAACCAAATTATTTTCGTTCTCTGGTTTCTCACGTGAAAAAGTAGCATTTTTCAGTTTTCAGTGTAATGAAGTCTGTTCGATTAAACGCAGCAGTGGAAGCAAACTCTCCCTCACATTACGGCCAAATTCAGTGAGTGAATAATTAACTCCTTCTGTTTCTTCTCTTCTCTGGATTAAATGTAAATCCTGCAACTCCTTAAGCCTACTGGAAATAATCGTTGAGCTTGAATAGGGGATGTCTCTCAGTATTTCATTGAAATTCTTCCTGTTTCCATTGTTTCCTATTACACCCAATATCATCATGGTGTATTTCTTGCCAATCAGGCTAAGAAGAGGCAGGGACGGATCAACACACACCGTAGATTCGCGATCCTCGATCATGCAGGCCTTGTTCTTGTTTTGGAATCTCGTGCGTTCATCATTCTGGATTTTCCCCAATTTATATCACCCACATATCATCCAGGAAGGTTAAAAAAAGTTTACGTTTCCATATTAATATCTGCCTGCGATGTGAAATAATGCCAGAAGAAAGAGTGAAGCTCAGAATATATGGAATGACGTGCGATGACTGCGTTAGGACAGTAAGCAATGGTCTCAAGAACCAGGATGGTGTCCTCGATGTAAGAATCTCCCTGAAAGACGGCACCGGAGAAGTTAATGTGGATTCGGATAAAGTAAATCCAGAGGAACTTCTTAAGAACAAGGTATTCGAAAAGCCGTCACACTACAAAGCAACTCTCATGGATCAATAAAGGGGGCATAGATTTGAACAGTGATGTACAGAAATTCGATCTTGTAATACTGGGAAGAGGCGCAGCTGCATTTTCGGCCGCAATCAAGGCTTCGGAACTCAGCAATGGTGAGATGACCGTTGCCATGATAGGCACGGGACCGCTTGGAGGTACATGCGTCAATGTGGGTTGCGTTCCATCAAAATACCTGCTTGAGGCATCTCATTCTGTCTTCAGGCCGGAACATCCAATGATGGCGGGTATTCACGCAACACCAGTGAAACACGACTTTTCAGAAGTAATGGAAGGCCTGAGATCATATGTTGCACACGCAAGGGATTCAAAATATGTCCAGGTGATTGAAAACTACAGCAATGTGAATCTTTTTGACGGTCTTGGGAAATTCGTGGATAAGAAGACCGTAATGGTATCAGATTCTGAAGGAAATGATATTGCTTTAGTCTCAGGATCCAACATTCTCATCGCAACCGGATCACATCCCACCGTGCCCAACATTGAGGGGTTGAAGGAAACAGGATTCCTCACCAGTGATACAATATGGGCACTAAAAGAACTGCCGGAGTCAGTTGCCATAATAGGTGGAGGTGCCATTGGACTTGAACTGGGACAGGCACTGCTACATTTCGGCTCAAACGTTACTGTTATAGAGGCTCTGGATTCCCTTCTTCCCCAGTCCGAACCTGAGATTGGATTTGCGCTTAAGAGCAAACTGGAGGAAGAGGGCATGAAGTTCTACCTGAGGGCAAGAGTTAGCTCAGTAAGCTCATCAGGAAACAGAAAAACAATTCATGTAATAACACACAAGGGAGAGGAAAAAGTAGAAATCCACGAGATCATAGTTGCAACCGGAAGACAGCCCAACACACCATATCTGAATCTCAAAGCTGCAGGTGTTGACACCGATTCCAGGGGGCAAATTGTCACTTCCGAAACAATGAAGACATCCGCACCTGGAATTTATGCTGCAGGTGACTGTGTTTCAAAAAATATGTTTCTTGAAACTCTAGCGGCAAGGGAAGGTGTCATAGCCCTGAGCAACATGTTCGGTGAAGACCTTAAGATCGATTACGACTCTGCAACATGGGCAGTATTTACCAGCCCACAGGTTGCAGGTGTGGGAATGACAGAGAATGAATTCTCCCAGAAGAATGGATCGTGTTCGTGTAGGGTATTTTCCCTTGAAAATTTAACAAAGGCAAGCATAATGGGAGAAACAGAAGGTATTATAAAGATCACCGTCGATCCAAAGGACAACAGGGTAGTGGGAATGCACATCATGGCTCCAAATGCCACAGATATAATAACAGAGGGCACATATGCTGTCAGGAACGGATACACCATTGATGATATAATCGCAACAAGCCACATATTCCCGTCATTTTCAGAGGGTGTGAAACTTGCAGCCCAGTCGTTCATCAGGGATCTGTCCAAAATGGCGTGTTGCGTGGAGTGATAGAAATGAAAGTGGAAGAAATAATATCAAAATTCGGATTCGACCAGACAGTTGAGTTTCTTGAGAGATCTGTAGATGAGAATGGCCTGAAGACCGTATCAGTAATAAATGCTCAGGCAAATTTGAGGAAAATTGGTGTTGAGACAGGTGGAAACAAAATTCTGGAAGTTTTCCACCCAAAGCTTGCCAAGGAAGTTTTCGACAGCGATCTGAGAGCGGGCATAGTTCCGCCCTTGAGAATTTACATATACGAAGAAAATGGCACAACCCATGTAGAAACGCAGAATGCGGCGGAACTTTTCTCCGAGTTCAACGGACTGGAGGAACTTGGCAGAAAAGTAGACGGAATGCTAAATTCTGTGATCAAATCTGTCAAATAATGCATTTATGGGAAATAAGATAATGGAGTGAAGAGACACGAATGGCTCCAAATGCCATTTTATCAATTATATTTCTCAATAGATAAGGAATCTGATGGATTACAGTACTCAAAAGCACTTAAGGTTTTCAAGAATCATTACTTAGAGTTGATTCTGCTAATCAATGCCTCTAACACGACGAATGGTGAGAGTTCTAAAGTGATAAGCATAGCTGTCCTAATTTCCCCATCTGGGTCATGATACTAAAACTGCACAACAATTTTTCACAGATCTTTAATTGCTATACATTATGAACAGTCATGATGCAATTCCTTTGCATTGTGATAAGGGAACTTTTAAGATTTCTCAACCATTCTTTCATTATGTAGGAAAAGGTTTTCTACGCCATTGTTTCCGCGATAGTGATTATAGGAGGAGTGGGGATTGGTGTTGCTTATGACCATCAGGTCGCTGTCAGCAGCAGCCATATGAGTAATCAGCAGATTGGTGGCACATATCACCTTGACTTGGTAGAAGTCATGGACGCAAACTACAACAGTTCGATCGGGGCACAACCCAGATACTATGAGGTTGTGAATGGCTCTCTTCAGTCCCCTTCCAATATCACGCTGCCTACACACACCAAGATAACTGTCACCATCACTTCTTACGATATGGGTAATGCCTCTGTACCATCGCAGTATTTGACAGCCAGTGGAATACAGAATGACAAGGTTCTTGCAATAAACGGCACAACGGCAATGGGAAGCAATACTTCAAAGTCATGGTCAACTAATATGACATCATTCCCCGCATCAAAAGTGTTGCATACTTTTACCATCTTACAAGGATCAAGCATCATTGTTAACATTCCTGTAATGGCAGGATATACTGAAATCGCATCATTTTATCTTAACAGCACCGGAAGCATGACCTGGCAATGCGAGGCTGCTTGTGGCACAGGATCATCAGGATGGGAGGGTGCAATGTCCACTGCCGGCTGGATGACAGGAACAGTTTATGCCCAATAAATGATAGAGTATATCGATCTATGAGAAGGAGCAAAGATTCTGCATTTCCAGCATCCGGGGATCCACAGGGCATAAGACGGCTTATATTCTACGGTATCTCCCTGATGCTCTCTCTCCTTATCATAGTCATCTCGATAACATTTTTTGTGGTTGTTGTTTACCTTGAGGGCAGGGTAACTGAAGATTTTTTCTACCTTTTTACAGGAATTATTACCGTTAACCTTGTAATTTCAGCACTTTCCGTTAAAGGATTGATGACTCTCTATCCCATATTACAACCTAAAAATGGAGAATTCAGAACTATGATCTTATCAAGGTCAGATGAGATGCGCTCATCTGGTGACACCACTTCAATGACTAGAAAGAACTCGGAATACTTTACAAACTTAGAGCTTGAAGTGATAGAACTTATAAGAAATAATGGAAATAAAATGCTTCAAAGCAAGATAGTAACCACAATAGAAGCATCGAAGGCATCAATTTCCAGAACGCTTACATCTTTAGAGAACAAAGGAGTGGTTGTGAGGATGAGAAAGGGAGTAACAAATGAAGTAATCCTCATTGAAACCTATTCCAATTAGTTCCGTGAAACATGTTTCAACCTAAACTTAAGTGCCTTTTCATCATATATAACTTCATGGAAAAAAGAGTTGAAAACCTGATATGGATTCTTGTAGCACTTGTGTCGGTGGTTGCTGCAGTTGCAATAATTATCTCCATACTGTTTGGAGGCAACTACTATAATGGAACCTATGGGCCCTTTGGTATGATGGGTGGCTTCTATGGAATGGGGATATTAATGCCGATCATTGGCGTCATTTCGGTAATCTTGGCAATAGTGTTCATTTATTTCATCTTTGAAGCAGTTCAAACTCCAGAATCGTACAGACCTGTTGAGAAAGCCGCAAATGCAGAGGAGATAGCGAAAGAAAGGTTCGCAAAGGGAGAGATTTCTGAAGAAGAATACCGCCAAATAATTGAAACTATAAGGAGGTGAAAATTAGTATGAACACGCATAAAACCATTGGAATTGCGGCGGGTGCCTTCCTTGCTGCTGTTCTTGTATTTTCGGCTTTCTATTACTACGGCGGATATAATACATCTAGCGGTTCCCAGTACCTAACGCAGTCACAGCTTGAAAGTCTGAATGTAACTGAGCAGGGAGTTTACGTTTCACACGTGAATTCAACTGTTTACATAAACAGTTCCACCAGTTTGCTTGTGATGGCTGGTCCAATGAACGCGCCGAGCATGTACAG contains:
- a CDS encoding winged helix-turn-helix transcriptional regulator — protein: MGKIQNDERTRFQNKNKACMIEDRESTVCVDPSLPLLSLIGKKYTMMILGVIGNNGNRKNFNEILRDIPYSSSTIISSRLKELQDLHLIQRREETEGVNYSLTEFGRNVRESLLPLLRLIEQTSLH
- a CDS encoding Cdc6/Cdc18 family protein → MALKDPYAFFDSKVKQRAKETSNIKNAQLFDMDFKPNRILIRKELDKVTNDLADYVNLNLPRHIIIYGSKGSGKTLSALIMAKALKESKSVPYYYINVRENPTSIKIYRYLTRISSRGHDIDEVKNKFDSLLSGKSIVILDEVDFLQDYDVLYHITRHTKANLILLTQKVYWYKDMNDESVKSSLQPDHIVFHEYNADEIREILKMRAEEGLNKFDKVALGLLSAMLVREYRSDARIGLKALEILGRVNKWTDEAVISALRQAYVEVEGETLRNLGDRDLLILASLIKNQDTNKAYAEVTNINSFLVKGMSKSTFFQSVNYLQNLGLVTLIKKKIGRYYTMESQILLSDASIVSVELRKRL
- a CDS encoding cupredoxin domain-containing protein, encoding MSNQQIGGTYHLDLVEVMDANYNSSIGAQPRYYEVVNGSLQSPSNITLPTHTKITVTITSYDMGNASVPSQYLTASGIQNDKVLAINGTTAMGSNTSKSWSTNMTSFPASKVLHTFTILQGSSIIVNIPVMAGYTEIASFYLNSTGSMTWQCEAACGTGSSGWEGAMSTAGWMTGTVYAQ
- the merA gene encoding mercury(II) reductase — protein: MNSDVQKFDLVILGRGAAAFSAAIKASELSNGEMTVAMIGTGPLGGTCVNVGCVPSKYLLEASHSVFRPEHPMMAGIHATPVKHDFSEVMEGLRSYVAHARDSKYVQVIENYSNVNLFDGLGKFVDKKTVMVSDSEGNDIALVSGSNILIATGSHPTVPNIEGLKETGFLTSDTIWALKELPESVAIIGGGAIGLELGQALLHFGSNVTVIEALDSLLPQSEPEIGFALKSKLEEEGMKFYLRARVSSVSSSGNRKTIHVITHKGEEKVEIHEIIVATGRQPNTPYLNLKAAGVDTDSRGQIVTSETMKTSAPGIYAAGDCVSKNMFLETLAAREGVIALSNMFGEDLKIDYDSATWAVFTSPQVAGVGMTENEFSQKNGSCSCRVFSLENLTKASIMGETEGIIKITVDPKDNRVVGMHIMAPNATDIITEGTYAVRNGYTIDDIIATSHIFPSFSEGVKLAAQSFIRDLSKMACCVE
- a CDS encoding heavy-metal-associated domain-containing protein; translated protein: MPEERVKLRIYGMTCDDCVRTVSNGLKNQDGVLDVRISLKDGTGEVNVDSDKVNPEELLKNKVFEKPSHYKATLMDQ
- a CDS encoding helix-turn-helix transcriptional regulator is translated as MRRSKDSAFPASGDPQGIRRLIFYGISLMLSLLIIVISITFFVVVVYLEGRVTEDFFYLFTGIITVNLVISALSVKGLMTLYPILQPKNGEFRTMILSRSDEMRSSGDTTSMTRKNSEYFTNLELEVIELIRNNGNKMLQSKIVTTIEASKASISRTLTSLENKGVVVRMRKGVTNEVILIETYSN
- a CDS encoding DUF302 domain-containing protein translates to MKVEEIISKFGFDQTVEFLERSVDENGLKTVSVINAQANLRKIGVETGGNKILEVFHPKLAKEVFDSDLRAGIVPPLRIYIYEENGTTHVETQNAAELFSEFNGLEELGRKVDGMLNSVIKSVK
- a CDS encoding SHOCT domain-containing protein, translated to MEKRVENLIWILVALVSVVAAVAIIISILFGGNYYNGTYGPFGMMGGFYGMGILMPIIGVISVILAIVFIYFIFEAVQTPESYRPVEKAANAEEIAKERFAKGEISEEEYRQIIETIRR